A genomic segment from Lutzomyia longipalpis isolate SR_M1_2022 chromosome 3, ASM2433408v1 encodes:
- the LOC129792258 gene encoding zinc finger protein 83-like, with amino-acid sequence MFKSISKIKRKESALHMRDVVSGKKKPVEKTERPKGTGRRGRKPKQQNISPAESSSDDEPLASRSGRKIKKTNYAEEDDFDDDLPLNAIKGTSPVKGKNGGDSIEFINIERIGESDGSSEDETSGKADKSSASSSKKKSPDKTAAVPHIVKTSGGVTVYQCSKCPKTYERPSRLRRHFRKHTGDVRVRWYNCNICNKQFSTEDKLNKHLVRRHEDRVTTLDAVAVRNAAASAEAAQAAARARALAKIAQEESGNDLVSIFDEESPIKMETVQVKVERTDTYDSYDEDLPLAEAIEPKMEVDALATTVKHEDYNDRSFGDDFDDNFDNNFDDHFANDDVDVLDDVEDDGDKYQTTKTGNTIRIDYKVKEHYSTAIDEFEEKLPMVGDDSGSEIVDCSPLGRDAHDFLAETEIESLSPMSGEEEEDQDGKKSRFYKCSYCPRTFVVRENFADHMAYHTKKEKPFPCEQCDEEFLTQGTLHYHIESKHLKPRCEVCNERVGNLKDFLMHQKRHTKRIRYKYECELCEERFPLKPQLKKHKEEHHGTGRLKCAHCPMTFSNAVFFICHATEFHNDPKPFRCDFCSFRTNKISHQSIHLRTHLNEFPYRCLDCMKLFRMEEDLMNHMKDHEENKVTKFKCNKCGKYLSTNSNLCRHRAKFCKMITCDKCDKIFASPYTFQQHLLTHTDERPFKCDVCGQAFARPEAAKIHMRCHTNDRPYPCRICGRTFISASRRTNHERYHLGETLRYKCSICKMGFSKARDRNEHMQTHESNVETFSCAMCDQKFIKKTKLVKHLKLHITVERKGRPARNTRRK; translated from the exons ATGTTTAAGAGTATATCGAAGATTAAGAGAAAGGAAAGTGCCCTGCATATGCGAGATGTAGTTTCGGGAAAGAAGAAGCCAGTGG AAAAGACTGAACGCCCCAAGGGAACAGGCCGTAGGGGAAGGAAACCAAAACAACAGAATATCTCGCCAGCTGAGTCTTCCAGTGACGATGAACCCCTCGCTTCGCGGTCTGgaaggaaaatcaagaaaaccAATTATGCCGAAGAGGATGATTTTGATGATGATCTCCCCCTAAATGCCATCAAAGGTACAAGTCCAGTAAAAGGGAAGAATGGAGGAGATTccattgaatttatcaacattGAAAG AATTGGCGAATCCGATGGAAGCTCTGAAGATGAAACGTCCGGAAAGGCAGATAAATCATCAGCTTCGTCATCAAAGAAGAAATCTCCGGATAAAACCGCTGCAGTGCCGCACATTGTAAAGACTTCCGGTGGTGTGACGGTGTATCAGTGCAGTAAATGCCCCAAAACCTACGAGAGACCAAGTAGACTGAGAAGGCACTTCCGGAAGCACACCGGGGACGTCCGGGTGCGTTGGTACAATTGCAACATCTGCAATAAGCAATTCTCCACGGAGGATAAGCTCAACAAGCATCTTGTACGACGACATGAGGACAGGGTGACCACACTTGATGCCGTAGCCGTGAGGAATGCAGCTGCATCAGCGGAGGCAGCTCAGGCTGCTGCCAGGGCGCGTGCACTCGCGAAAATTGCCCAAGAGGAATCAGGGAATGATCTTGTGTCCATTTTCGATGAAGAATCCCCGATTAAGATGGAAACGGTGCAGGTTAAAGTGGAAAGGACGGACACGTATGATTCCTACGACGAAGATCTTCCCTTGGCGGAGGCGATTGAGCCCAAAATGGAAGTTGATGCATTGGCAACAACGGTTAAGCATGAAGATTACAATGATAGAAGCTTTGGGGATGATTTTGATGATAACTTCGACAACAACTTTGATGATCATTTCGCGAATGACGATGTAGATGTATTGGATGACGTTGAAGACGATGGGGACAAGTATCAGACAACTAAAACGGGCAACACAATAAGGATTGACTACAAAGTGAAGGAACACTATTCAACGGCCATCGATGAATTTGAGGAGAA GCTTCCAATGGTAGGTGATGATTCAGGCTCGGAGATTGTTGATTGTTCACCCCTTGGAAGAGATGCAca cgACTTTCTGGCAGAAACGGAAATTGAATCACTCAGCCCAATGTCGGGGGAAGAGGAGGAAGATCAGGATGGGAAAAAGTCGAGATTCTACAAATGCTCCTACTGCCCGAGAACCTTTGTTGTGCGTGAAAACTTTGCCGATCACATGGCGTATCACACGAAGAAGGAGAAGCCCTTCCCGTGTGAGCAGTGCGACGAGGAATTCCTCACGCAGGGCACATTGCACTATCACATTGAGAGTAAGCACCTAAAGCCACGCTGTGAGGTGTGCAATGAGCGCGTGGGGAATCTCAAGGACTTCCTGATGCACCAGAAGCGGCATACAAAGAGGATTCGCTACAAGTATGAGTGCGAGCTGTGCGAGGAGCGTTTCCCGCTGAAGCCGCAGCTGAAGAAGCACAAGGAGGAGCACCATGGGACGGGACGCCTCAAATGTGCCCATTGCCCAATGACTTTCTCCAATGCTGTCTTCTTCATTTGTCACGCCACGGAATTCCACAATGACCCTAAGCCCTTCCGGTGTGACTTTTGCAGCTTCCGCACGAATAAAATAAGTCATCAGTCCATCCATTTGCGGACGCATCTCAATGAATTCCCCTACAGATGCTTGGATTGCATGAAACTCTTTCGCATGGAGGAGGATCTGATGAATCACATGAAGGATCACGAGGAGAATAAGGTGACAAAGTTCAAGTGCAACAAGTGCGGGAAGTATTTGTCCACAAACAGCAACTTGTGTCGCCATCGGGCAAAGTTCTGCAAAATGATTACGTGTGATAAGTGTGACAAAATCTTCGCGTCACCCTACACATTCCAGCAGCACCTACTCACCCACACCGATGAGCGCCCCTTCAAATGCGACGTCTGCGGGCAGGCCTTTGCGCGGCCCGAAGCTGCAAAGATTCACATGCGCTGCCACACAAATGATCGTCCCTATCCTTGCCGTATTTGCGGTCGAACCTTCATTTCGGCATCGCGACGCACGAATCACGAACGCTACCACCTGGGGGAGACGCTGCGGTACAAGTGCAGCATCTGCAAGATGGGCTTCAGTAAGGCAAGAGATCGCAATGAGCACATGCAGACGCACGAAAGCAATGTGGAGACGTTCTCGTGTGCAATGTGCGATCAGAAGttcatcaagaagacaaaattGGTGAAACATTTGAAGCTGCACATTACGGTTGAACGCAAAGGACGCCCCGCAAGGAATACGCGAAGGAAGTAG
- the LOC129792260 gene encoding protein PTCD3 homolog, mitochondrial produces MNVIHCSTRKFVTSFAKLQGASAAATKGGTIEIPIRIKRKPDDVLKALAALQKPDPTSVHYQYQDDRYLIPYSNQRRKSYALSEESGRNAAKWLHKKYADLFKYSKGEPMIEAYVAGRPPEAFESITTAEDLCCLVESPIDIEEITQGLAKIKDSRDADFKQGYFELISFLSGQANPGDRFTSQAVRQKVVNASRNEEVDKLFRELNPDDPRACNTMIRTLCRNYQVSDAWTLYQKALEGGIPIYVDTFNSILQIVLLLNPDTAEAKWKSVEDTLKLMAEHKLKPNIATLNIVLELISGIFGWKDARQRAMSLLVEFKNLGIQPSLASWYHILNIFYRERSPMSGVLIDILDEIEKQDLVPCDHKDSNFFVTAMNICANQFQSVQLANRLNELLKRAGNGIFIGDSVKESVYYRCYFQLLCLSEPLETFMEVYHTYVPSIYVPEPSVMESILKTVELDGATQYVPLMWSHIKLFEQTTRDNLINNLFRIILNAPSAADDLNPISLDIWDEVERNTESKRHIFKWKALHLSHILTIVCNSKDVERAKKIFRKIDEERHQIEGLPTEESLQLLYKLLVANKLATVAVKVVNYAEENGLSVTNTKDLV; encoded by the exons ATGAACGTGATTCACTGTAGTACACGAAAATTCGTCACGAGCTTCGCAAAGCTCCAGGGAGCATCAGCAGCAGCCACCAAGGGTGGTACCATTGAGATTCCAATTCGAATAAAGAGGAAACCCGATGATGTTCTCAAAGCTCTGGCTGCTCTGCAGAAGCCGGATCCAACTTCTGTCCACTATCAGTATCAGGATGATCGATACCTCATTCCGTACTCAAATCAACGCAGAAAATCCTATGCTCTATCCGAGGAATCGGGCAGGAATGCTGCCAAGTGGTTGCACAAGAAGTATGCGGATCTCTTCAAG TACTCAAAGGGAGAACCCATGATTGAGGCCTATGTGGCAGGACGTCCTCCGGAGGCATTTGAGAGCATCACAACAGCTGAAGATCTCTGCTGCCTCGTGGAGAGTCCCATTGACATCGAGGAGATCACACAGGGTCTGGCAAAGATTAAAGATAGTCGCGATGCTGACTTCAAGCAGGGCTACTTTGAGTTAATCTCCTTCCTGAGTGGTCAAGCAAATCCCGGTGATAGATTCACATCCCAAGCTGTGAGGCAGAAAGTCGTGAATGCCTCGAGAAATGAGGAAGTTGATAAACTCTTCAGGGAATTGAATCCGGACGATCCCAGGGCATGCAATACAATGATACGGACACTCTGTCGCAACTACCAGGTCTCCGATGCGTGGACACTGTATCAGAAGGCCCTCGAGGGTGGTATTCCCATCTACGTGGACACCTTCAATAGTATCCTTCAGATTGTTCTTCTCCTGAATCCCGACACGGCGGAAGCAAAGTGGAAATCCGTCGAGGATACGCTGAAATTGATGGCTGAGCACAAGCTCAAGCCCAACATTGCGACGCTCAACATTGTTCTCGAGCTGATTAGCGGAATTTTTGGCTGGAAAGACGCCCGTCAGCGTGCAATGTCCCTTCTGGTTGAATTCAAGAATCTCGGCATTCAACCCTCACTCGCCTCCTGGTATCACATCCTCAATATCTTCTACCGTGAACGTAGCCCCATGAGTGGTGTCCTCATTGACATTCTCGATGAGATTGAGAAGCAAGATCTTGTGCCGTGTGATCACAAAGATTCCAATTTCTTCGTAACTGCCATGAATATTTGCGCCAATCAATTCCAGAGCGTTCAGCTGGCCAATCGCCTCAATGAGCTCCTCAAGCGTGCTGGAAATGGGATTTTCATTGGAGACTCCGTCAAGGAATCCGTCTACTATCGATGCTACTTCCAGCTCTTATGCTTGTCCGAACCCCTTGAGACCTTCATGGAAGTCTATCACACCTACGTGCCATCAATCTACGTCCCAGAGCCCTCAGTGATGGAATCCATTCTCAAGACAGTTGAACTGGATGGGGCAACACAGTACGTGCCCCTCATGTGGTCCCACATTAAACTCTTCGAGCAAACAACGAGAGATAATCTCATCAATAACCTCTTCCGCATCATTTTGAATGCCCCAAGTGCCGCTGATGACCTGAATCCCATCTCCCTGGACATTTGGGATGAAGTTGAGCGGAATACAGAGTCAAAGAGGCACATTTTCAAGTGGAAAGCCCTTCATTTGAGTCACATCCTCACCATTGTGTGCAACAGCAAAGATGTGGAGCgagcaaagaaaatcttccggAAGATCGATGAGGAACGTCATCAAATTGAGGGGCTGCCCACGGAAGAGTCCCTCCAGCTGCTCTATAAACTCCTCGTAGCCAACAAATTGGCCACCGTTGCGGTAAAAGTCGTAAACTATGCCGAAGAGAATGGGCTTAGTGTGACAAATACGAAGGATTTAGTGTAG
- the LOC129792262 gene encoding transmembrane emp24 domain-containing protein 2, producing the protein MNSNYLIVACIVICIASAPANGYFITVDAHSEECFFDRAEAGTKMGLIFETVEGGFLDIDVRITDPEGKIIYHGVRESSGKYTFAAHVSGAYQYCFSNQMSTMTPKVVMFSMEVGETPKTNGSQGGAPGADGADGDTSHTKLDDMIKELSGTLTSIKHEQEYMHMRDRIHRNINESTNFRVVIWSTFEALVLIVMTVGQIYYLKRFFEVRRVV; encoded by the exons ATGAATAGTAATTACCTGATAGTTGCATGTATTGTAATTTGCATTGCCTCAGCTCCCGCCAATGGGTACTTTATCACAGTTGATGCTCATTCCGAGGAATGTTTCTTCGATCGTGCTGAGGCTGGAACGAAGATGG GTTTGATCTTTGAGACAGTCGAAGGGGGCTTCTTGGACATTGATGTCCGCATTACGGATCCAGAGGGTAAAATCATCTATCACGGTGTCCGGGAGTCATCCGGCAAGTACACGTTTGCAGCACACGTTAGTGGGGCGTACCAGTACTGCTTTAGCAATCAAATGTCCACAATGACCCCGAAGGTTGTCATGTTCTCCATGGAAGTTGGGGAGACACCCAAGACAAATGGTAGCCAGGGCGGAGCCCCAGGTGCCGATGGAGCGGACGGAGATACGAGTCACACGAAGCTCGATGATATGATCAAGGAGTTGTCCGGAACACTCACCAGCATTAAGCATGAGCAGGAGTACATGCAT ATGCGCGACCGAATTCACCGGAACATCAATGAGAGCACAAACTTCCGTGTCGTCATCTGGTCCACATTTGAGGCTCTCGTCCTCATTGTGATGACAGTCGGTCAGATTTACTACTTAAAGCGTTTCTTCGAAGTGAGGCGTGTGGTGTGA
- the LOC129792259 gene encoding DENN domain-containing protein 1A isoform X2 — MNTRLRQDVKSLFEFWCEIAPQWNNNVEKISNCARIIDCYPDGALDDKVLNDITQFVFPYQIKSNHVQIYSFVLTDSDSKWSFGFCRHEPDTEVATVIFSYLPWHDVFLRLINVCVELKRHNRAEFRTFLRDIHTNGIPDPGSTVNFSYGKGSSVFILRTPTHLALPSIPENHNLNMYYNFVHPDSMIEIFAAMLTERRIIFMSRHLDVLTSCVQAAKNFIYPMVWQHLFIPILPLKLKDFLMAPMPYLIGVAEAIWKNIRQDELGEVVIYNCDTKVFISTCNDVKSLPHDMVSGLRKKLEKKNLRGDDLSKAFLGVIVQLIGNYRDAVKFSQTAQGNKITWDAEAFIESRHVSLRPCLRKMLELQIFRQFIEEKLDALNEGSGYSDEFDWETVRYAEKSTNKAQQYKDFLKNVKDKVKGGGKGVKSVYQNIKTKYHMTHPAQFYQHKTHNSTESVDFSAYEALSMSPGSRSQSNAFSPSLTRSDSDYCNRNKTSNSSSSASSSDMNLLQELQDHAFFKAASPAKRQSSSVDLLNLDDDDPVVSSRNHKSRNNDLDFLLSTNNDTAAQETTSSVTGFTNPLYPYFIPNSSDASKQPSPGHKTDELELLRQYGLDKFS; from the exons atgaacacGAGATTGAG ACAAGATGtcaaatcactttttgaattttggtGTGAAATTGCCCCCCAATGGAATAATAACGTTGAGAAGATCAGCAATTGTGCACGTATTATTGATTGCTATCCTGATGGAGCATTGGACGACAAGGTCCTCAATGATATAACACAATTTGTGTTTCCCTATCAAATCAAGAG CAATCACGTCCAAATCTACTCCTTCGTACTCACGGATTCAGATTCAAAGTGGAGCTTTGGATTCTGCCGTCATGAGCCAGACACCGAAGTGGCCACCGTGATATTCTCCTACCTACCCTGGCATGATGTTTTCCTTAGGCTAATTAATGTCTGTGTGGAGCTGAAGAGGCACAATAGGGCGGAATTTCGCACATTCCTCCGTGACATCCATACGAATGGCATCCCTGACCCTGGGAGTACAGTTAATTTCTCCTACGGCAAAGGATCATCT GTCTTCATCCTTCGGACGCCCACACATCTCGCACTCCCAAGCATTCCCGAAAAT CATAACTTGAATATGTACTACAACTTTGTGCACCCCGACAGCATGATTGAGATCTTTGCGGCAATGCTGACGGAACGGCGGATTATCTTTATGTCGCGTCACCTTGACGTCCTCACATCATGCGTGCAGGCGGCGAAGAATTTTATCTACCCAATGGTGTGGCAACATCTCTTCATCCCAATTCTGCCACTCAAATTGAAAGACTTCCTAATGGCACCCATGCCCTACTTAATTGGTGTTGCAGAGGCTATCTGGAAAAAT ATAAGACAAGATGAACTAGGGGAGGTTGTGATCTACAATTGTGACACAAAAGTCTTCATTTCAACGTGCAACGATGTTAAAAGTCTTCCACATGACATGGTATCGGGCCTAAGGAAGAAGCTGGAGAAGAAGAATCTTCGTGGTGATGATCTGAGTAAAGCCTTTCTGGGGGTTATTGTGCAACTTATCGGGAACTACAGGGATGCCGTGAAGTTCAGTCAAACGGCCCAGGGTAACAAAATCACGTGGGATGCTGAGGCCTTTATTGAATCACGGCACGTTTCACTACGACCGTGCCTCCGGAAGATGCTTGAGCTGCAGATTTTTCGACAATTTATCGAAGAGAAGCTGGATGCCCTGAATGAGGGTTCGGGGTATTCGGATGAATTTGACTGGGAGACGGTGCGCTATGCGGAAAAGTCCACAAATAAGGCGCAACAGTacaaagattttctcaagaatGTCAAGGATAAGGTGAAGGGTGGCGGGAAGGGGGTGAAGAGTGTCTATCAGAATATTAAGACAAAGTACCATATGACACATCCGGCGCAATTCTACCAGCACAAGACGCACAATTCAACGGAATCTGTGGATTTTTCAGCATATGAGGCACTGTCAATGTCACCGGGATCACGGAGTCAATCGAATGCCTTTTCACCGAGCCTTACACGATCCGATAGTGACTATTGCAATCGAAATAAGACATCTaattcatcatcatcagcGTCATCGTCGGACATGAATCTACTGCAGGAATTGCAGGATCATGCCTTCTTCAAAGCAGCCAGTCCAGCTAAACGG caATCATCGAGCGTGGATTTGCTAAATTTGGACGATGACGACCCAGTTGTGAGTAGTAGAAATCACAAAAGTCGTAACAATGATCTAGACTTCCTGCTGTCCACGAACAATGATACAGCTGCCCAAGAAACAACGTCCTCTGTGACGGGCTTCACAAATCCCCTCTACCCGTATTTCATACCAAATTCCTCCGATGCCTCCAAACAACCATCCCCTGGGCACAAGACAGATGAGCTGGAGCTACTGCGGCAGTATGGGCTAGATAAGTTCTCGTAG
- the LOC129792259 gene encoding DENN domain-containing protein 1A isoform X1, with the protein MNTRLRQDVKSLFEFWCEIAPQWNNNVEKISNCARIIDCYPDGALDDKVLNDITQFVFPYQIKSTSNHVQIYSFVLTDSDSKWSFGFCRHEPDTEVATVIFSYLPWHDVFLRLINVCVELKRHNRAEFRTFLRDIHTNGIPDPGSTVNFSYGKGSSVFILRTPTHLALPSIPENHNLNMYYNFVHPDSMIEIFAAMLTERRIIFMSRHLDVLTSCVQAAKNFIYPMVWQHLFIPILPLKLKDFLMAPMPYLIGVAEAIWKNIRQDELGEVVIYNCDTKVFISTCNDVKSLPHDMVSGLRKKLEKKNLRGDDLSKAFLGVIVQLIGNYRDAVKFSQTAQGNKITWDAEAFIESRHVSLRPCLRKMLELQIFRQFIEEKLDALNEGSGYSDEFDWETVRYAEKSTNKAQQYKDFLKNVKDKVKGGGKGVKSVYQNIKTKYHMTHPAQFYQHKTHNSTESVDFSAYEALSMSPGSRSQSNAFSPSLTRSDSDYCNRNKTSNSSSSASSSDMNLLQELQDHAFFKAASPAKRQSSSVDLLNLDDDDPVVSSRNHKSRNNDLDFLLSTNNDTAAQETTSSVTGFTNPLYPYFIPNSSDASKQPSPGHKTDELELLRQYGLDKFS; encoded by the exons atgaacacGAGATTGAG ACAAGATGtcaaatcactttttgaattttggtGTGAAATTGCCCCCCAATGGAATAATAACGTTGAGAAGATCAGCAATTGTGCACGTATTATTGATTGCTATCCTGATGGAGCATTGGACGACAAGGTCCTCAATGATATAACACAATTTGTGTTTCCCTATCAAATCAAGAG TACCAGCAATCACGTCCAAATCTACTCCTTCGTACTCACGGATTCAGATTCAAAGTGGAGCTTTGGATTCTGCCGTCATGAGCCAGACACCGAAGTGGCCACCGTGATATTCTCCTACCTACCCTGGCATGATGTTTTCCTTAGGCTAATTAATGTCTGTGTGGAGCTGAAGAGGCACAATAGGGCGGAATTTCGCACATTCCTCCGTGACATCCATACGAATGGCATCCCTGACCCTGGGAGTACAGTTAATTTCTCCTACGGCAAAGGATCATCT GTCTTCATCCTTCGGACGCCCACACATCTCGCACTCCCAAGCATTCCCGAAAAT CATAACTTGAATATGTACTACAACTTTGTGCACCCCGACAGCATGATTGAGATCTTTGCGGCAATGCTGACGGAACGGCGGATTATCTTTATGTCGCGTCACCTTGACGTCCTCACATCATGCGTGCAGGCGGCGAAGAATTTTATCTACCCAATGGTGTGGCAACATCTCTTCATCCCAATTCTGCCACTCAAATTGAAAGACTTCCTAATGGCACCCATGCCCTACTTAATTGGTGTTGCAGAGGCTATCTGGAAAAAT ATAAGACAAGATGAACTAGGGGAGGTTGTGATCTACAATTGTGACACAAAAGTCTTCATTTCAACGTGCAACGATGTTAAAAGTCTTCCACATGACATGGTATCGGGCCTAAGGAAGAAGCTGGAGAAGAAGAATCTTCGTGGTGATGATCTGAGTAAAGCCTTTCTGGGGGTTATTGTGCAACTTATCGGGAACTACAGGGATGCCGTGAAGTTCAGTCAAACGGCCCAGGGTAACAAAATCACGTGGGATGCTGAGGCCTTTATTGAATCACGGCACGTTTCACTACGACCGTGCCTCCGGAAGATGCTTGAGCTGCAGATTTTTCGACAATTTATCGAAGAGAAGCTGGATGCCCTGAATGAGGGTTCGGGGTATTCGGATGAATTTGACTGGGAGACGGTGCGCTATGCGGAAAAGTCCACAAATAAGGCGCAACAGTacaaagattttctcaagaatGTCAAGGATAAGGTGAAGGGTGGCGGGAAGGGGGTGAAGAGTGTCTATCAGAATATTAAGACAAAGTACCATATGACACATCCGGCGCAATTCTACCAGCACAAGACGCACAATTCAACGGAATCTGTGGATTTTTCAGCATATGAGGCACTGTCAATGTCACCGGGATCACGGAGTCAATCGAATGCCTTTTCACCGAGCCTTACACGATCCGATAGTGACTATTGCAATCGAAATAAGACATCTaattcatcatcatcagcGTCATCGTCGGACATGAATCTACTGCAGGAATTGCAGGATCATGCCTTCTTCAAAGCAGCCAGTCCAGCTAAACGG caATCATCGAGCGTGGATTTGCTAAATTTGGACGATGACGACCCAGTTGTGAGTAGTAGAAATCACAAAAGTCGTAACAATGATCTAGACTTCCTGCTGTCCACGAACAATGATACAGCTGCCCAAGAAACAACGTCCTCTGTGACGGGCTTCACAAATCCCCTCTACCCGTATTTCATACCAAATTCCTCCGATGCCTCCAAACAACCATCCCCTGGGCACAAGACAGATGAGCTGGAGCTACTGCGGCAGTATGGGCTAGATAAGTTCTCGTAG